Proteins encoded by one window of Acuticoccus sp. MNP-M23:
- a CDS encoding YicC/YloC family endoribonuclease, giving the protein MAAIQSMTGFASREGEIDGLAFQIDARSVNNRALDVRLRVPQGFERQEAELRKAVAATFRRGSVNLTVSVKRAEVETRFSVNHTQLMTYVDAIAALAESGSVAAPRADGLLALRGVIEAAEGDETVAVPDMMDEARQVLAALEADRLEEGARIRPVLEDQLRAMDRLREAIDAHPERALPAIRARIERQIAEMLSGARALSDERLHQEAALLATRADVREELDRLAAHIAAARALLAEGGAVGRKLDFLSQELNRETNTICAKAPHHAITALGLELKAVVEQLREQVQNLE; this is encoded by the coding sequence GTGGCCGCCATCCAGTCCATGACGGGGTTTGCGAGCCGGGAGGGCGAGATCGACGGTCTTGCCTTCCAGATTGACGCGCGCTCGGTCAACAACCGTGCGCTGGATGTGCGCCTGCGTGTGCCACAGGGCTTCGAGCGGCAGGAAGCGGAACTGCGCAAAGCCGTGGCCGCAACCTTCCGGCGGGGGTCCGTCAACCTGACCGTCAGCGTGAAGCGCGCCGAGGTGGAGACCCGCTTCAGCGTCAACCACACACAGTTAATGACCTACGTGGACGCCATTGCGGCGCTTGCGGAAAGTGGCTCTGTGGCCGCGCCCCGTGCGGACGGGCTCCTCGCCCTGCGCGGAGTGATCGAGGCGGCCGAGGGCGACGAGACGGTCGCCGTGCCGGACATGATGGACGAGGCGCGCCAGGTTCTCGCCGCGCTGGAGGCGGACCGGCTGGAGGAGGGGGCGCGCATTCGCCCCGTGCTGGAAGACCAGCTGAGGGCAATGGACCGGCTGCGCGAGGCGATCGACGCGCATCCCGAGCGGGCGCTGCCGGCCATCCGCGCGCGCATCGAACGGCAGATTGCGGAGATGCTGTCCGGCGCCAGGGCGCTTTCCGATGAGCGGCTGCATCAGGAGGCCGCGCTCCTTGCCACCCGCGCCGACGTTCGCGAGGAGCTGGACCGCCTTGCCGCCCACATTGCGGCGGCGCGGGCATTGCTGGCCGAAGGCGGTGCCGTCGGCCGCAAGCTCGATTTCCTGTCCCAGGAACTCAACCGCGAAACCAACACAATCTGCGCAAAGGCGCCGCATCATGCCATCACCGCGCTCGGCCTGGAGCTGAAAGCGGTGGTGGAGCAGTTGCGTGAGCAGGTGCAGAACCTCGAATGA
- the gmk gene encoding guanylate kinase → MTAINRRGVLVVLSSPSGAGKSTLSRLLLDQDHGLSLSVSVTTRKRRPSEVQGIHYDFVSDAEFERMRERGELLEWAEVHGNKYATPRDPVEQALSEGRDVLFDIDWQGADQMRAAMADDLVSIFILPPSGAELQSRLVRRAEDDEATIRRRLDNAREELTHYSDYDYVVVNEDLGTALAGVTAVLAAERLRRRRLTELDGFVSDISNAL, encoded by the coding sequence ATGACTGCAATCAACCGACGCGGCGTCCTTGTGGTGCTGTCCTCACCCTCCGGTGCGGGCAAAAGCACCCTGTCGCGCCTCCTTCTGGATCAGGACCACGGCCTTTCGCTGTCGGTGTCCGTCACCACCCGCAAGCGCCGCCCCAGCGAAGTGCAGGGCATCCACTACGATTTCGTGTCAGACGCCGAATTCGAGCGGATGCGCGAGCGGGGCGAGCTTCTGGAATGGGCCGAGGTGCACGGCAACAAGTACGCCACACCGCGCGATCCGGTGGAGCAGGCGCTGTCCGAGGGCCGGGACGTGTTGTTCGACATCGACTGGCAGGGCGCCGACCAGATGCGCGCCGCGATGGCTGATGATCTGGTCTCCATCTTCATCTTGCCGCCATCGGGTGCCGAGCTGCAAAGCCGCCTCGTGCGCCGGGCCGAGGATGACGAGGCGACCATCCGCCGCCGCCTCGACAATGCGCGCGAGGAGCTGACCCACTACAGCGATTACGATTATGTGGTGGTCAACGAGGATCTGGGGACGGCGCTGGCCGGTGTGACGGCGGTCCTGGCGGCCGAGCGCCTGCGCCGCCGCCGCCTGACCGAGCTTGACGGGTTCGTCTCGGACATCAGCAACGCTCTGTAG
- the rsmA gene encoding 16S rRNA (adenine(1518)-N(6)/adenine(1519)-N(6))-dimethyltransferase RsmA yields MSDPSLAALRARIDALPPLREVLAATGFTAKKSLGQHFILDRNLTDKIAASARAPGADPDAPLSGQTVVEIGPGPGGLTRSLVRAGASVIAVEKDRRAAEALAPLVEAAGGKLTLVIGDALGVDWTALAPQGAAICANLPYNVATPLIAGWLTGPWPAWWSSATVMVQREVADRIVADTGADAYGRLAVLTGARAFATSLFDVSPASFVPPPKVWSSVVRFDPKPDAGDVPVKVLEKVTAAAFGQRRKMLRSSLKSLGDAHTLLETAGIPANERAERVSVADFVSLARLVQARATERC; encoded by the coding sequence GTGTCCGACCCTTCGCTGGCCGCGCTGCGTGCGCGGATCGACGCCTTGCCGCCGCTGCGCGAGGTGCTGGCGGCAACCGGCTTCACCGCCAAGAAGTCGCTCGGCCAGCATTTCATTCTGGACCGCAACCTTACGGACAAGATTGCAGCATCCGCGCGGGCGCCCGGCGCCGACCCGGATGCACCGCTGTCGGGCCAGACGGTTGTGGAGATCGGCCCCGGGCCGGGCGGTCTCACCCGCTCGCTGGTGCGCGCCGGTGCCAGCGTCATTGCCGTGGAAAAGGACAGGCGCGCCGCTGAGGCCCTCGCCCCGCTGGTCGAGGCTGCCGGCGGGAAGCTTACCCTTGTCATCGGCGACGCGCTGGGCGTGGACTGGACGGCTCTTGCACCGCAGGGCGCTGCCATCTGCGCGAACCTACCCTACAATGTGGCAACGCCGCTGATTGCGGGCTGGCTGACAGGCCCGTGGCCGGCGTGGTGGTCGTCGGCCACCGTCATGGTCCAGCGCGAGGTGGCGGACCGGATCGTTGCGGACACCGGCGCTGATGCCTACGGCCGCCTTGCCGTGCTCACGGGCGCCCGCGCGTTCGCAACGTCACTCTTCGATGTTTCTCCCGCGTCCTTCGTGCCGCCGCCAAAGGTCTGGTCCAGCGTGGTGCGGTTCGACCCGAAACCGGATGCCGGGGATGTACCGGTGAAGGTTCTGGAAAAGGTGACTGCGGCGGCCTTCGGCCAGCGGCGCAAGATGCTGCGCTCCAGCCTGAAGAGCCTGGGCGATGCGCATACGCTGCTGGAGACGGCCGGCATTCCGGCCAACGAGCGCGCAGAGCGGGTTTCGGTGGCGGACTTCGTGTCGCTCGCCAGGCTCGTCCAGGCCCGCGCTACAGAGCGTTGCTGA
- a CDS encoding peptidylprolyl isomerase — MARISLVLAILFAMLATAAMPAAAQTRIVAVVNGSPITNYAVAQRQKLLRLTGQPGGSKAALDELINEAIQNDAVEKARLKVTDADVNAAIANIAKNAKISSAQLNAAFKQSGVSMSTLQDRIRAQVGFSRLVRARFKALATVTEQDLVAALLKDDTKEKSIDSNRYDLTQITIALPDDPSDQRIRQATARANDLRKRFTSCREGVSMAKKTRNVVVRDFGARMDVDFPPAVQELLAATPVGKLTEPFPQPRGMVMLAVCDKKVVKSTNAAMKKLEPDMTAARGDAFSKQYLRQLRRDAVIEIR, encoded by the coding sequence ATGGCGCGTATCAGCCTCGTTCTCGCTATCCTTTTCGCGATGCTGGCGACGGCGGCAATGCCTGCTGCCGCGCAAACGCGGATTGTTGCCGTGGTCAACGGCAGCCCCATCACCAACTACGCGGTGGCCCAGCGGCAAAAGCTCCTCCGCCTCACCGGCCAGCCCGGCGGCAGCAAGGCCGCCCTCGATGAGCTGATCAACGAAGCGATCCAGAACGACGCCGTCGAGAAGGCCCGTCTGAAGGTGACTGACGCTGATGTGAACGCCGCCATCGCCAACATCGCCAAGAACGCGAAAATCTCCAGCGCCCAGCTCAACGCCGCGTTCAAGCAGTCCGGCGTGTCCATGTCGACGCTGCAGGACCGCATCCGTGCCCAGGTGGGTTTCAGCCGTCTCGTCCGCGCCCGCTTCAAGGCACTGGCCACGGTGACCGAGCAGGACCTCGTCGCCGCGCTGCTGAAGGACGACACCAAGGAAAAATCCATCGACAGCAACCGCTATGACCTGACCCAGATCACGATCGCATTGCCGGATGATCCGTCCGACCAGCGGATCCGCCAGGCGACCGCCAGAGCCAACGATCTGCGCAAGCGCTTCACGTCGTGCCGCGAAGGCGTCAGCATGGCGAAAAAGACCCGCAACGTGGTCGTGCGGGACTTCGGCGCACGGATGGATGTGGACTTTCCGCCCGCAGTGCAGGAGCTTCTGGCAGCCACCCCGGTGGGCAAGCTGACCGAACCTTTCCCGCAGCCGCGCGGGATGGTGATGCTTGCGGTGTGCGACAAGAAGGTCGTCAAATCCACCAATGCCGCCATGAAAAAGCTGGAGCCGGACATGACGGCGGCCCGCGGCGATGCCTTCTCCAAACAATACCTGCGCCAGCTCCGGCGCGATGCCGTGATCGAAATCCGCTAG
- a CDS encoding LPS assembly protein LptD: MMRGPLSRLLLASVATIGLASALPVVAHAQLIPQIGEGDTDAKLLLEADSLHYDTRTGSAAAVGAVFIAYQGYQLFASEVTYDRSTNTLVARRGVRLEEPGGNVVIAREVELSDDFRDGFLTGLRADTIYRTRLAANRAERTGGDVTVFEEAGYTACYSCRRRPDAPPTWAIKARRIIADEKERSLRFEDPSFEFFGANIGPLPSFSIPDPSVRRKSGFLMPTAVYNNRLGMGVRSSYFQTWGPSRDVTYGLTGLTRQGALGDITYRQATSTGAFQISAAGIYQLSPDAFDGTSGDRDFRGSLTTVGNFYINPRWQYGWESTITTDRRFLNDYDLTTSDNLTEPTTLYLKGLGKRNSFEARLWAFRILQDDYVSTRVLNPPPPFSGVGQRLQGKQAYVHPAIDYEGVYDGAVLGGELSYGFNTTSLSRQETDAFGAFSNGVLVPRFRGVEGTFARQSAEVAWRKQIIAPLGQVITPFAGARADLFYLNNRDPNVSQLADDEFRLRAMPWVGVNYRYPWLISAGWGTQTIEPVAELIASPNEGSIGQLQNDDAQSLVFDDTTLFGPSKFSGYDRVEGGVRANVGLRYTLQTYAGGFLSATVGQSYHLAGRNSFAVPDILDSTGESGLNTDTSDFVADLTLNTARGFTLSANARFDDETLSVERAELAAAGQAGPLSTRVVYAFLNRQPDLGYIDPREEIHSSASLRVFDRVRLFGMVRYDMQDNDIIRNGAGVAYDDDALSVSLAYSEDRGGLATEPVDRTVFLRLGLRTIGNTSVSPGLDN; the protein is encoded by the coding sequence ATGATGCGCGGCCCCCTGTCCAGACTGCTCCTCGCCTCCGTCGCGACCATCGGCCTTGCGTCCGCCCTGCCGGTCGTCGCACACGCCCAGCTCATCCCGCAGATCGGCGAAGGGGACACCGACGCCAAGCTGCTGCTCGAAGCCGACTCGCTCCACTACGACACCCGGACAGGCAGCGCGGCGGCCGTCGGCGCCGTGTTCATCGCCTACCAGGGCTACCAGCTCTTCGCGAGCGAGGTGACCTATGACCGGAGCACCAACACGCTGGTGGCGCGCCGTGGCGTTCGTCTGGAGGAGCCCGGCGGCAACGTCGTCATCGCCCGTGAAGTCGAGCTTTCGGACGATTTCCGCGACGGTTTCCTGACCGGACTGCGCGCAGACACGATCTACCGCACCCGCCTTGCCGCCAACCGTGCCGAGCGGACCGGCGGCGACGTGACCGTGTTCGAGGAAGCCGGCTACACCGCGTGCTACTCGTGCCGCCGCCGCCCGGATGCGCCCCCCACCTGGGCCATCAAGGCGCGCCGCATCATCGCCGACGAGAAAGAAAGAAGCCTCCGTTTCGAGGATCCGTCGTTCGAGTTCTTCGGCGCCAATATCGGCCCGCTGCCGAGCTTCAGCATTCCGGACCCGTCCGTCCGCCGCAAATCGGGCTTCCTGATGCCGACGGCGGTCTACAACAACCGGCTCGGCATGGGCGTGCGCAGCTCCTACTTCCAGACGTGGGGTCCCTCGCGGGATGTTACCTACGGCCTCACCGGGCTGACCCGGCAAGGCGCGCTGGGCGATATCACCTACCGGCAGGCCACTTCCACCGGCGCCTTCCAGATTTCGGCCGCCGGGATCTACCAGCTTTCGCCGGACGCGTTCGACGGCACCAGCGGCGATCGCGACTTCCGCGGCTCGCTGACCACCGTCGGCAACTTCTACATCAACCCCCGCTGGCAGTATGGCTGGGAATCGACGATCACCACCGACCGACGCTTCCTGAACGATTACGACCTCACCACCAGCGACAATCTGACCGAACCGACCACGCTTTACCTCAAGGGTCTCGGCAAGCGGAACTCGTTCGAGGCAAGGCTGTGGGCCTTCCGCATCCTGCAGGACGACTATGTGTCGACCCGCGTTCTCAACCCGCCGCCCCCCTTCTCGGGCGTCGGGCAGCGGCTTCAGGGCAAGCAGGCCTACGTCCACCCGGCCATCGACTATGAGGGCGTCTATGACGGTGCGGTGCTGGGCGGCGAACTGTCCTATGGCTTCAACACCACGTCGCTGAGCCGGCAGGAAACCGATGCGTTCGGCGCCTTCAGCAACGGCGTGCTGGTCCCCCGCTTCCGCGGCGTGGAGGGCACGTTTGCGCGCCAGAGCGCGGAAGTCGCGTGGCGCAAGCAGATCATCGCCCCGCTCGGCCAGGTCATCACCCCGTTCGCCGGCGCGCGGGCGGACCTGTTCTACCTCAACAACCGCGACCCCAACGTATCCCAGCTGGCGGATGATGAATTCCGGCTGCGGGCAATGCCCTGGGTCGGCGTGAACTACCGATACCCCTGGCTGATCTCGGCCGGCTGGGGCACGCAGACCATCGAGCCGGTGGCCGAATTGATCGCCAGCCCCAACGAGGGCAGCATCGGCCAGCTTCAGAACGATGATGCGCAAAGCCTGGTGTTTGACGACACCACCCTGTTCGGCCCCAGCAAGTTCTCCGGCTACGACCGTGTCGAGGGCGGCGTGCGCGCCAATGTGGGCCTGCGCTACACCCTGCAGACCTATGCGGGCGGCTTCCTGTCCGCCACCGTTGGCCAGTCCTATCACCTTGCCGGCCGCAACTCCTTTGCAGTGCCCGACATTCTGGACTCCACCGGCGAGTCCGGCCTCAACACCGACACGTCCGATTTCGTGGCCGACCTGACGCTCAACACCGCCCGTGGCTTCACCCTGTCCGCCAATGCGCGGTTCGACGACGAGACCCTGTCGGTGGAACGCGCCGAACTTGCGGCGGCCGGACAGGCCGGGCCCCTGTCGACGCGGGTGGTCTACGCCTTCCTCAACCGCCAGCCGGACCTTGGCTATATCGACCCGCGCGAGGAGATCCACAGCTCCGCATCGCTGCGCGTGTTCGACCGGGTCCGCCTGTTCGGGATGGTCCGCTACGACATGCAGGACAACGACATCATCCGCAACGGCGCCGGCGTTGCCTATGACGACGACGCCCTTTCAGTGTCCCTCGCCTATTCCGAAGACCGCGGCGGTCTTGCCACCGAGCCCGTGGACCGAACGGTGTTTCTGCGGCTCGGATTGCGCACCATCGGCAATACCTCCGTGTCACCGGGACTTGATAACTGA
- the lptG gene encoding LPS export ABC transporter permease LptG translates to MMRVAPGFTLSRYLALIFLRWIVGFFLLGSAIIFLADAVELIRRSVDRESFSAADAVLASFYKTPSLTEEFLPFAVLFGAIAAFLALNRRLELAVMRAAGVSVWQFIMPGLVVVMLLGVAATTLYNPLSAAARERSEVLSARVLGKETRMLTGGTRSVWFRQEGPSGGSIMHASAASSDGLTLYRVEVHLFDLENRFAGRIEADTATLGNGEWTLYRVTQYDRNGARSDLTSARVETKLTPVEVREAVARPDAISFWQLPNAVELARRAGLPTHRFALQQQVLLARPLLLAAMVLIAASVSLRLVRLGGMARAVTGGVIAGFVLYIASAVASDLGEAGAVGPVYAAWLPGLAAALIGATTLLYTEDG, encoded by the coding sequence ATGATGCGCGTTGCCCCCGGCTTCACCCTGTCGCGCTATCTGGCGCTCATCTTCCTGCGCTGGATCGTCGGCTTCTTTCTGCTCGGCAGCGCGATCATCTTTCTGGCCGATGCGGTGGAGCTCATCCGCCGCTCGGTCGACCGGGAAAGCTTTTCGGCCGCCGACGCGGTGCTCGCCTCCTTCTACAAGACCCCCTCCCTCACCGAGGAGTTCCTGCCCTTTGCCGTCCTGTTCGGCGCCATTGCCGCCTTTCTGGCGCTCAACAGGCGGCTGGAGCTTGCGGTGATGCGCGCGGCCGGCGTTTCTGTGTGGCAGTTCATCATGCCGGGCCTGGTTGTGGTCATGCTGCTTGGCGTGGCCGCCACCACCCTTTACAACCCGCTCTCCGCTGCAGCGCGCGAGCGCTCCGAGGTCCTGAGTGCCCGCGTTCTGGGCAAGGAGACACGAATGCTGACTGGTGGCACCCGCTCGGTCTGGTTCCGCCAGGAAGGCCCCTCCGGCGGCTCCATCATGCACGCCTCGGCCGCCAGCTCGGATGGCCTCACCCTTTACCGTGTGGAAGTTCACCTGTTCGACCTTGAAAACCGCTTCGCCGGCCGCATCGAGGCCGACACCGCAACGCTCGGAAACGGTGAGTGGACACTGTACCGCGTCACCCAATACGACCGGAACGGGGCGCGCTCCGACCTCACCTCCGCACGGGTGGAAACCAAACTCACCCCAGTGGAAGTGCGCGAGGCGGTTGCACGGCCCGACGCCATTTCGTTCTGGCAGCTCCCCAACGCGGTAGAGCTTGCCCGGCGCGCGGGCCTGCCCACCCATCGCTTTGCGCTTCAGCAGCAGGTGTTGCTGGCACGGCCGCTCCTGTTGGCGGCGATGGTTCTGATTGCGGCCTCGGTCTCGCTCCGCCTTGTCCGCCTTGGCGGCATGGCCCGCGCGGTGACGGGCGGCGTCATTGCCGGCTTCGTTCTTTATATTGCCTCTGCCGTCGCATCCGACCTTGGCGAGGCGGGTGCCGTGGGCCCCGTCTACGCCGCGTGGCTGCCCGGCCTTGCCGCTGCGCTGATTGGCGCCACGACCCTCCTTTATACGGAGGACGGATGA
- the lptF gene encoding LPS export ABC transporter permease LptF, which translates to MEGPFTASLGRIRFDAWGQLHIGASFRTRRQHLGKDLFTQNRSDSSTLTGVGVGQYEGRCSFVQGLPCCGERSMPLLNWYMCRRILTLFPACLLVLTLIIWSTQALQRLDLVTSKGQTFAVFFELTMLAVPYLATLLAPIAFVIAMVAVYDGLNRDSELVVMGASGAGRFRLLTPALFAAGACALLVAVGVVHVAPAGLAKARVMLTDVRADVVTSIVQPGRFIEIEDGLTVHIRDRLADGSLEGLLLSDSRSADVSLTYLAETGRVVEAAENTLLVMTNGSLQRLERPENELSVVAFDAYAFDLTDLSGGPVTTALRPSERTLVELLTPDPDDTYRAEREARFKTELLDRLAQPLAPFVYALIVFLFVGDPRMHRQSRMAGIIAAGLGVAAVRSATYGTLLAADGSPALAPLVFVVLAAAAAIALTLIATDRTITLHERLWNAVASRLAALWARPAGARA; encoded by the coding sequence ATGGAGGGTCCTTTCACGGCGTCTTTGGGACGTATCCGCTTTGACGCATGGGGACAACTCCATATCGGTGCGTCCTTCAGGACACGCCGGCAACATCTTGGCAAGGATTTGTTCACCCAAAACCGAAGCGATTCTTCAACCCTGACAGGCGTTGGTGTAGGCCAGTATGAGGGGCGCTGCAGCTTTGTGCAGGGCCTCCCCTGTTGTGGCGAGAGGTCCATGCCGCTGCTAAATTGGTATATGTGTCGGCGGATCTTGACGCTGTTTCCAGCCTGCCTGCTGGTGCTGACGTTGATCATCTGGTCCACCCAAGCCCTTCAGCGGCTCGACCTTGTGACGTCCAAGGGGCAGACGTTCGCCGTCTTCTTCGAGCTGACCATGCTGGCCGTCCCCTATCTCGCCACGCTCCTTGCGCCGATCGCGTTCGTCATCGCCATGGTCGCGGTCTATGACGGGCTCAACCGCGACAGCGAGCTGGTGGTGATGGGCGCGTCCGGCGCCGGCCGCTTCCGCCTTCTGACGCCTGCCCTCTTTGCCGCCGGCGCGTGCGCACTGCTGGTGGCCGTCGGCGTCGTCCATGTGGCGCCCGCAGGCCTTGCCAAAGCCCGCGTCATGCTGACCGACGTTCGCGCCGACGTGGTGACCTCCATCGTCCAGCCCGGCCGCTTCATCGAGATCGAGGACGGGCTTACCGTCCACATCCGCGACCGGCTGGCCGACGGTTCGCTGGAAGGGCTTCTCCTGTCGGACAGCCGCTCTGCCGACGTTTCGCTCACCTACCTTGCGGAGACCGGCCGCGTCGTCGAGGCGGCGGAAAACACCCTTCTGGTGATGACCAACGGCAGCCTCCAGCGCCTTGAGCGGCCGGAAAACGAACTCTCCGTCGTCGCGTTCGACGCCTACGCATTCGACCTGACGGACCTTTCCGGCGGTCCGGTGACCACCGCGCTGCGCCCGTCGGAGCGGACGCTGGTGGAGCTTCTGACGCCCGACCCCGACGACACCTACCGCGCCGAGCGCGAGGCGCGTTTCAAGACCGAACTTCTGGACCGGCTGGCGCAGCCGCTGGCGCCGTTCGTCTACGCCCTCATCGTTTTCCTGTTTGTGGGCGACCCACGGATGCACCGGCAGAGCCGGATGGCGGGGATCATCGCCGCGGGCCTCGGCGTTGCGGCCGTCCGCTCCGCCACATACGGCACGCTGCTCGCCGCAGACGGGTCACCCGCGCTGGCGCCCCTGGTGTTCGTGGTGCTGGCCGCTGCCGCCGCCATTGCCCTCACGCTGATTGCGACCGACCGCACGATCACCCTCCACGAGCGGCTGTGGAATGCTGTTGCGAGCCGCCTTGCGGCGCTGTGGGCGCGGCCTGCGGGAGCGCGGGCATGA
- a CDS encoding leucyl aminopeptidase has protein sequence MPQLPVITFAPETLPAGGTLVVFAAEDLALGDAAMRVDAATDGLVKAAAEAQGFKGKRFGTMLIAMPRGIEATGLLVVGLGDPAKLTEADWSKLGGSVIGALPSGPNSDVTVLAETPAGALGAAEAAEIALGMTLRSYSFDTYKSKKAEDPAPAARKIIISGGDSDAAGKAWERVSAIGAGVILARELVNEPPNVLGPVEFADKAEALRDLGVTVTILEPAELERLEMRALLGVAQGSERPARVAIMEWMKGPAEVKPVALVGKGVVFDTGGISIKPAGGMEDMKGDMGGAAAVIGTMHALAARNARVNAVGVIGLVENMPDGKAQRPGDIVKSKSGQTIEIINTDAEGRLVLADLLTHTIETYEPKVVIDLATLTGAVIVALGHFNAGMYTDDDTVAAQLSDAGKATGDLVWRMPLSKDYDGLIDSKFADMKNTGGRWAGSVTAAQFLKRFAKDSLWVHLDIAGTGFGAPANEISRTFASGFGVRLLDRFIADFHEDGADKTPRGPAA, from the coding sequence ATGCCTCAGCTTCCCGTGATCACATTTGCGCCCGAAACCCTGCCAGCCGGGGGGACGCTCGTCGTGTTCGCCGCCGAAGATCTGGCGCTCGGTGACGCCGCCATGCGGGTCGACGCCGCAACCGACGGGCTGGTGAAGGCCGCGGCAGAAGCGCAAGGGTTCAAGGGCAAGCGTTTTGGCACCATGCTGATTGCGATGCCCCGTGGCATCGAGGCCACCGGACTTCTGGTCGTCGGCCTCGGCGATCCGGCAAAGCTGACCGAAGCGGACTGGTCCAAGCTCGGCGGATCGGTGATCGGCGCGCTGCCCTCCGGCCCCAACAGCGACGTGACGGTGCTGGCCGAAACGCCCGCTGGCGCGCTGGGTGCCGCCGAAGCCGCCGAGATTGCGCTCGGCATGACGCTGCGCAGCTACAGCTTCGACACCTACAAGAGCAAGAAGGCCGAGGACCCGGCTCCGGCGGCCCGCAAGATCATCATCAGCGGCGGCGACAGCGACGCGGCCGGCAAGGCGTGGGAGCGCGTTTCGGCCATTGGCGCCGGCGTCATCCTGGCGCGCGAGCTGGTCAACGAGCCCCCCAACGTGCTGGGCCCGGTGGAGTTTGCGGACAAGGCCGAGGCGCTGCGCGACCTTGGCGTGACGGTGACGATCCTGGAGCCCGCAGAGCTGGAACGCCTTGAAATGCGCGCTCTTCTCGGCGTGGCGCAGGGCTCGGAGCGGCCCGCCCGCGTTGCCATCATGGAATGGATGAAGGGCCCGGCGGAAGTGAAGCCCGTTGCGCTGGTGGGCAAGGGCGTCGTGTTCGACACCGGCGGCATCTCCATCAAGCCGGCCGGCGGGATGGAAGACATGAAGGGCGACATGGGCGGCGCGGCTGCCGTGATCGGCACCATGCATGCGCTGGCGGCCCGCAACGCCAGGGTCAATGCCGTCGGCGTGATCGGCCTCGTGGAAAACATGCCGGACGGCAAGGCCCAGCGGCCGGGCGACATCGTGAAATCGAAGTCGGGGCAGACCATCGAGATCATCAACACCGACGCCGAAGGGCGTCTGGTGCTGGCCGATCTCCTTACCCACACCATCGAGACGTATGAGCCCAAGGTGGTCATCGACCTTGCGACGCTGACCGGCGCCGTGATCGTCGCTCTCGGCCACTTCAACGCCGGCATGTACACCGACGACGATACGGTGGCCGCGCAGCTGTCCGATGCGGGCAAGGCCACGGGCGATCTCGTCTGGCGGATGCCGCTGTCGAAGGACTATGACGGGCTGATCGACTCGAAATTCGCCGACATGAAGAACACCGGCGGGCGCTGGGCCGGCTCCGTTACCGCCGCGCAGTTCCTGAAGCGCTTTGCCAAGGACTCGCTCTGGGTCCACCTCGACATTGCGGGCACCGGCTTCGGTGCGCCCGCCAACGAGATCAGCCGCACGTTCGCCTCCGGCTTCGGCGTGCGCCTTCTCGACCGCTTCATCGCCGACTTCCACGAAGACGGCGCCGACAAGACCCCCCGCGGCCCCGCAGCGTGA
- a CDS encoding glutathione S-transferase family protein translates to MKLYTAGASPFGRTVELVAYELGLHEDIEIIATKVAPTTANKDYQATFPLRKIPALVTEEGVVLGESGLIAQYLAARVGDTHLFAQNAPEHWQVLSDYMLAKGMADCAVGCRYELAVRPEEKRWQPWVDDQLDKIDAGLAHFAKTPPTTEGRLTIAAIALGATLGYLDFRFDGIVDWRGKYPALVAWAEPLFARPSFAATMPG, encoded by the coding sequence ATGAAACTTTACACCGCAGGCGCGTCCCCCTTCGGACGGACAGTCGAACTCGTTGCCTATGAGCTGGGCCTCCACGAGGACATCGAGATCATCGCGACCAAGGTCGCCCCGACCACCGCCAACAAGGACTATCAGGCGACCTTCCCGCTGCGGAAGATCCCGGCGCTGGTCACCGAAGAGGGCGTCGTTCTCGGCGAATCCGGGTTGATTGCGCAGTATCTTGCCGCCCGCGTTGGCGACACGCACCTGTTTGCGCAGAACGCACCGGAACACTGGCAGGTCCTGTCGGACTACATGCTCGCCAAGGGGATGGCCGACTGCGCGGTTGGCTGCCGTTACGAGCTGGCCGTCCGCCCCGAAGAAAAGCGCTGGCAGCCCTGGGTCGACGATCAGCTGGACAAGATCGACGCCGGCCTTGCCCACTTCGCCAAGACGCCGCCGACCACCGAGGGCCGGCTCACCATCGCCGCCATCGCGCTCGGCGCAACGCTCGGCTATCTCGACTTCCGCTTTGACGGGATTGTCGACTGGCGCGGCAAGTACCCGGCGCTGGTGGCGTGGGCGGAGCCGCTGTTCGCGCGCCCGTCCTTCGCCGCAACCATGCCCGGCTGA